A window of Anomalospiza imberbis isolate Cuckoo-Finch-1a 21T00152 chromosome 4, ASM3175350v1, whole genome shotgun sequence contains these coding sequences:
- the ADISSP gene encoding adipose-secreted signaling protein isoform X2: MATASKGSKGKGTGVRFTPEGTQGHPQEGTQGHVHFQEQLHDSAVMVTQDKDGHFLVKVGFLKILHKYEITFQLPPVPNLGKDICPLPVPNPNLRVISVTSLPEGHSVRCEYTAHKEGVLKEELLLAGHSPGHIKVTVQARVMDRHHGTPMLLDGVRCVGAELEYDSEQSDWHGFD, from the exons ATGGCGACAGCCAGCAAGG GCAGCAAGGGGAAGGGGACAGGAGTGCGCTTCACCCCCGAGGGGACCCAGGGCCACccccaggaggggacacagggccaCGTCCActtccaggagcagctgcacgATTCGGCCGTGATGGTGACACAGGACAAGGACGGCCACTTCCTGGTCAag GTGGGATTCCTGAAGATCCTACACAAGTACGAGATCACCTTCCAGCTGCCCCCCGTGCCGAATCTGGGCAAGGACatttgtcccctccctgtccccaaccCCAACCTGCGCGTCatcagtgtcacctccctgccagAAG GGCACAGCGTGCGCTGCGAGTACACGGCACACAAGGAGGGGGTGctgaaggaggagctgctcctggccggACACAGCCCCGGCCACATCAAGGTCACCGTCCAGGCCCGGGTCATGG acCGTCACCATGGGACGCCGATGCTCCTGGACGGGGTGCGCTGCGTGGGGGCCGAGCTGGAATACGACTCGGAGCAGAGTGACTGGCACGGCTTCgactga
- the ADISSP gene encoding adipose-secreted signaling protein isoform X1: MGARGGGAPANRREGACPRSGKRAAGAAGIPGRCPPAADTGDKDIAGRRRGQMATASKGSKGKGTGVRFTPEGTQGHPQEGTQGHVHFQEQLHDSAVMVTQDKDGHFLVKVGFLKILHKYEITFQLPPVPNLGKDICPLPVPNPNLRVISVTSLPEGHSVRCEYTAHKEGVLKEELLLAGHSPGHIKVTVQARVMDRHHGTPMLLDGVRCVGAELEYDSEQSDWHGFD; encoded by the exons ATGGGAGCGCGAGGTGGGGGCGCGCCAGCCAATAGGAGGGAGGGGGCGTGTCCCCGCAGCGGGAagcgggcggcgggagcggcggg AATTCCCGGACGATGCCCCCCGGCCGCTGACACTGGGGACAAAGACATCGCCGGACGGCGCAGGGGACAGATGGCGACAGCCAGCAAGG GCAGCAAGGGGAAGGGGACAGGAGTGCGCTTCACCCCCGAGGGGACCCAGGGCCACccccaggaggggacacagggccaCGTCCActtccaggagcagctgcacgATTCGGCCGTGATGGTGACACAGGACAAGGACGGCCACTTCCTGGTCAag GTGGGATTCCTGAAGATCCTACACAAGTACGAGATCACCTTCCAGCTGCCCCCCGTGCCGAATCTGGGCAAGGACatttgtcccctccctgtccccaaccCCAACCTGCGCGTCatcagtgtcacctccctgccagAAG GGCACAGCGTGCGCTGCGAGTACACGGCACACAAGGAGGGGGTGctgaaggaggagctgctcctggccggACACAGCCCCGGCCACATCAAGGTCACCGTCCAGGCCCGGGTCATGG acCGTCACCATGGGACGCCGATGCTCCTGGACGGGGTGCGCTGCGTGGGGGCCGAGCTGGAATACGACTCGGAGCAGAGTGACTGGCACGGCTTCgactga
- the HSPA12B gene encoding heat shock 70 kDa protein 12B gives MAMLLEPGMQSLRMGANGEQCPTPSPPGSPGTPHDSCSIAPLTPSQSPRSEARSQQTPSFSVVVAIDFGTTSSGYAFSFTSDPEAIHMMRKWEGGDPGVANQKTPTSLLLTPEGTFHSFGYTARDYYHDLDPEEAREWFYFEKFKMKIHSTSDLTMKTELEAVNGKKMPALEVFAHALRFFKQHAVQELKDQCPSLPESDAIRWVLTVPAIWKQPAKQFMREAAYKAGLVSPETPEQLLIALEPEAASIYCRKLRLHQLIELSCRPPANGAEPSHPIDSSFRQAREQLRRSRHSRTFLVESGVGELWSEMQTGDRYIVADCGGGTVDLTVHQIEKPQGTLKELYKASGGPYGAVGVDLAFEKLLCHIFGDDFIATFKAKRPAAWVDLTIAFEARKRTAAPSRSSPLNISLPFSFIDFYRKHRGHNVETALRKSNVNLVKWSSQGMLRMSPEAMNELFQPTITHIIQHIDTLLKKPEVHGIKFLFLVGGFAESAMLQRAVQAAFGHCCRVIVPQDVGLTILKGAVLFGLDPGVVRVRRSPLTYGVGVLNKFVEGKHPREKLLVKEGKNWCTDIFEKFVTVDQSVALGEVVQRSYCPARPGQRRTIINIYCCDTDDVVYITDPGVRKCGTISLELGDVGDVGLARGRREIRTSMQFGDTEIKVTALDTRTARSVRATIDFLSN, from the exons ATGGCGATGCTGCTGGAGCCCGGGATGCAGAGCCTGCGGATGG gtgccaatGGCGAGCAGTGCCCGACGCCGTCCCCGCCCGGCTCCCCGGGGACACCCCACGACAGCTGCAGCATCGCCCCACTGACGCCTTCCCAGTCACCG CGGAGTGAGGCGCGTTCCCAGCAGACCCCATCCTTCTCTGTGGTGGTGGCCATTGACTTCGGCACCACCTCCAGCGGTTATGCCTTCAGCTTCACCAGCGATCCCGAGGCCATCCACATGATGAG GAAATGGGAGGGAGGGGACCCGGGCGTGGCCAACCAGAAGACCCCCACCAGCCTCCTGCTGACCCCGGAGGGGACATTCCACAGCTTCGGCTACACCGCCCGCGATTACTACCATGACCTGGACCCTGAGGAGGCCCGCGAGTGGTTCTACTTCGAGAAGTTTAAGATGAAGATCCACAGCACCAGT GATCTGACCATGAAAACCGAGCTGGAAGCTGTCAATGGGAAGAAGATGCCGGCGCTGGAGGTGTTCGCCCACGCGCTGCGCTTCTTCAAGCAGCATGCGGTGCAG gagctgaaggaccagtgcccatccctgcccgaGAGTGATGCCATCCGCTGGGTCCTCACCGTGCCAGCCATCTGGAAGCAGCCGGCCAAGCAGTTCATGCGGGAAGCGGCCTACAAG GCCGGGCTGGTGTCCCCGGAGACGCCGGAGCAGCTGCTGATCGCACTGGAGCCCGAGGCCGCCTCCATTTACTGCCGGAAGCTGCGGCTGCACCAACTGATCGAGCTGAGCTGCCGCCCCCCGGCCAATGGGGCCGAGCCCTCCCACCCCATCGACTCCAGCTTCCGACAGG CCCGGGAGCAGCTCCGGCGATCCCGGCACAGCCGCACCTTCCTGGTGGAGTCAGGAGTGGGCGAGCTCTGGTCGGAGATGCAGACAG GTGACAGGTACATCGTGGCCGATTGTGGCGGGGGGACGGTGGATTTGACCGTGCACCAGATCGAGAAGCCGCAGGGGACGCTGAAGGAGCTCTACAAAGCCTCGG GAGGTCCCTACGGGGCTGTGGGCGTGGACCTGGCCTTTGAGAAGCTTCTGTGCCACATCTTTGGGGACGATTTCATCGCCACCTTCAAGGCCAAGCGTCCAGCAGCCTGGGTGGACCTGACCATCGCCTTTGAGGCCCGGAAGCGCACGGCTGCCCCGAGCCGCTCCAGCCCCCTCAACATCTCCCTGCCCTTCTCCTTCATCGACTTCTACCGCAAACACCGCGGCCACAACGTCGAGACCGCGCTCCGCAAGAGCAA TGTCAACCTGGTGAAGTGGTCGTCCCAAGGGATGCTGCGGATGTCCCCCGAGGCCATGAATGAGCTGTTCCAGCCAACCATCACCCACATCATCCAGCACATCG ACACCCTCCTGAAGAAACCCGAGGTCCACGGCATcaaattcctgttcctggtgGGCGGCTTCGCCGAGTCGGCCATGCTGCAGCGGGCGGTACAGGCCGCTTTCGGCCACTGCTGCCGGGTCATCGTCCCACAGGACGTGGGGCTGACCATCCTCAAGGGGGCTGTGCTCTTCGGCCTGGACCCCGGCGTGGTGCGGGTGCGCCGCTCCCCGCTCACCTACGGCGTGGGGGTCCTCAACAAGTTCGTGGAGGGCAAGCACCCGCGGGAGAAGCTGCTGGTCAAGGAGGGCAAGAACTGGTGCACCGACATCTTCGAGAAGTTTGTGACCGTGGACCAGTCGGTGGCGTTGGGTGAGGTGGTCCAGCGGAGCtactgcccggcccggcccggccagCGCCGGACCATCATCAACATCTACTGCTGTGACACCGATGACGTGGTGTACATCACCGACCCTGGCGTCAGGAAGTGTGGCACCatcagcctggagctgggggacGTGGGGGACGTGGGCTTGGCGCGAGGCCGGCGCGAGATCCGCACCAGCATGCAGTTCGGGGACACCGAGATCAAGGTGACGGCACTGGACACGCGCACGGCGCGCAGTGTGAGGGCCACCATTGACTTCCTGTCCAATTGA